The Raphanus sativus cultivar WK10039 unplaced genomic scaffold, ASM80110v3 Scaffold2574, whole genome shotgun sequence genome contains the following window.
ACAACAAAGAGTTTTTTCTTATatccaaactaaaaataaaacctGATTATATGAGTTTAATATTGATTTTGCAGCGGCTATATGTCTCCAGAGTATGCAATGAATGGGATATTCTCTATTAAGTCGGATGTTTTCAGCTTTGGGGTCTTGCTTCTTGAAATTATAAGTGGCAAGAGGAGCACAGGATTTTACAACTCAACTGGTGACCTTAGTCTCCTTGGTTGTGTAAGCTGAGAACCTCTTGAATTCGATCTTGTTCCACAAtcctaatattattaatacaaaatattccATCATTATTTCCAGGTGTGGAGGAATTGGAAGGAAGAAAAATGGCTAGAGATCATAGATCCGATCATCATAGATCATTCATCATCAACGTTGCAGAGACATGAAATATTAAGATGTATACAGATTGGTCTCTTGTGTGTTCAAGAACGTGCTGAAGATAGACCAGCGATGTCTTCTGTAATGGTGATGCTTGGAAGTGAAACTACAGCTATTCCTCAGCCTAAACAACCAGCCTTTTGCGTTGGCAAAAGTCCTCTTGAGACTCAGTCAAGTAAACATGGCGACGATGAATGGACAGTTAACCAAATCACCCTCTCGGTAATTGACGCTCGATAAATCTGAAAGCTAAAAAAATGTGAAAGTTACCATGCCAGTCTGTTTGTGTACATATTATTTTCTATGTACTAGTCTCAATTCAAAGTTCTACCACATGATTCGATAAGTAGCTCTAGCAATTTAATTCTGACGAAGATTTTTACTACATGATTCGCAGAATTTGGATTTTGAATTCGAACTATTAAAACAACAAGTTGCATTTTTATATtccagtttatatatataatatccaACTTGATCGTGAGCTAGCATAGACTGAACTATTTCGCTCTAGAGAAATTCTCTAAAACAAGTAGATGAATATGACCAAAATTGCTTAAATGGCAGCTTGTTgtcagaatatttttttttcttttttcaccAAGAttctatttataataattactAAGAACATTTTTATCAGACGTTTATAAAAGCCTATTTAGGTAATAAAATAATGGAGGAAACTTTAGAAGACTGTAGGCTGTTTCAGTCGAGGAAATCAACATGATGCTCTCATGATTAGAGTGGATTGTGATTTCGTAACCAGTGACATGTTAAcccttgaagaaaagaaaaagagaagtaGCTATTCTATACGCTTTTAGAGATTGAAGTTAATTATTAGAAGTtgaatcccctatatattaatccttggaacattacaacatgttttgtaaccacgtgtcatcactaggatgattctcagaaatctttagaaaaaaaatgttggtccatataaatatatattatactttttattaaactaat
Protein-coding sequences here:
- the LOC108818836 gene encoding receptor-like serine/threonine-protein kinase SD1-7 isoform X4, whose product is MFGQDEIEANTRKVVGTYGYMSPEYAMNGIFSIKSDVFSFGVLLLEIISGKRSTGFYNSTGDLSLLGCVWRNWKEEKWLEIIDPIIIDHSSSTLQRHEILRCIQIGLLCVQERAEDRPAMSSVMVMLGSETTAIPQPKQPAFCVGKSPLETQSSKHGDDEWTVNQITLSVIDAR